In Nicotiana tabacum cultivar K326 chromosome 17, ASM71507v2, whole genome shotgun sequence, one DNA window encodes the following:
- the LOC107759702 gene encoding DEAD-box ATP-dependent RNA helicase 15 isoform X2 encodes MDVICQAKSGMGKTAVFVLSTLQQIEPVAGQVAAMVLCHTRELAYQICHEFERFSTYLPDIKVAVFYGGVNIKLHKELLKNECPHIVVGTPGRILALARDKDLSLRNVRHFILDECDKMLESLDMRRDVQTIFKMTPHDKQVMMFSATLSKEIRPVCKKFMQDPMEIYVDDEAKLTLHGLVQHYIKLSETEKNRKLNDLLDALDFNQVVIFVKSVSRAAQLNKLLVECNFPSICIHSGMTQEERLTRYKNFKEGHKRILVATDLVGRGIDIERVNIVVNYDMPDSADTYLHRVGRAGRFGTKGLAITFVSSASDSDVLNQVQERFEVDIKELPEQIDTSTYMPS; translated from the exons ATGGATGTTATTTGTCAAGCTAAATCTGGAATGGGCAAAACTGCTGTTtttgttctttcaactctgcaaCAGATTGAACCTGTTGCTGGTCAGGTTGCTGCCATGGTTCTATGTCACACAAGGGAATTGGCTTATCAG ATCTGTCATGAATTTGAGAGGTTCAGCACGTATTTGCCTGATATCAAGGTTGCTGTTTTCTATGGTGGTGTCAATATCAAACTTCACAAGGAGCTTCTGAAGAATGAATGCCCTCATATAGTTGTTGGAACTCCTGGAAGAATACTTGCATTGGCTAGAGACAAGGACCTGTCTTTGAGGAACGTGAGGCATTTTATACTGGATGAATGCGACAAAATGCTTGAATCACTTG ACATGAGAAGAGATGTGCAGACAATCTTCAAGATGACTCCTCATGACAAGCAAGTAATGATGTTTTCAGCAACACTCAGCAAAGAGATTCGCCCTGTTTGCAAGAAATTTATGCAAGAT CCAATGGAAATTTATGTAGACGACGAGGCCAAGTTGACCCTTCATGGACTTGTACAG CACTACATCAAATTGAGCGAAACGGAGAAGAACCGGAAGCTGAATGACCTGCTGGATGCTTTGGACTTCAATCAAGTTGTTATATTTGTCAAGAGCGTGAGCAGAGCAGCACAGCTGAACAAGTTGCTTGTTGAGTGCAATTTTCCATCTATCTGCATCCACTCTGGCATGACTCAGGAAGAGAG ATTGACTCGCTACAAGAATTTCAAGGAGgggcacaagagaattcttgttGCAACTGATTTGGTTGGCAGGGGCATTGACATTGAAAGGGTTAATATCGTTGTTAACTATGACATGCCAGATTCCGCAGACACTTATCTTCACAGA GTTGGTAGAGCTGGTAGGTTTGGAACTAAAGGTCTTGCCATCACATTTGTGTCGTCTGCATCAGATTCTGATGTTCTTAACCAG GTTCAGGAGAGGTTCGAAGTGGATATAAAAGAGCTTCCGGAGCAGATTGATACTTCTACATACA TGCCATCATAG